A genomic region of Apus apus isolate bApuApu2 chromosome 24, bApuApu2.pri.cur, whole genome shotgun sequence contains the following coding sequences:
- the NRTN gene encoding neurturin, whose translation MKVWKFAAIASMLLSSVLSILVCRDMFNGSRTHSPLPSSPYSSRASSSSSSSSSSSSSSSSLPAARRRSPRALQRRGSLLAQYSSWLESYTEGEIRQLLSALVERSRQAMNSGGHELPLFPRAGSRRKRARARHKPCSLKELEVSISELGLGYESDETVLFRYCSGTCEASVRSYDLSLKSMRSRRRIKKEKVRARPCCRPLAYDDDVSFLDTYNRYYTVNELSAKACGCV comes from the exons ATGAAGGTATGGAAGTTTGCAGCCATTGCATCGATGCTCCTCAGTTCCGTGTTATCCATTTTAGTTTGTAGAGACATGTTCAACGGAAGCCGGACACACAGCCCCTTGCCTTCCTCGCCGTATTCCTCACGGgcatcctcttcttcctcctcttcctcctcttcctcctcctcctcctcctcgctgcCAGCAGCTCGGCGGAGATCCCCGCGGGCCCTGCAACGCCGCGGCTCCCTGCTCGCCCAGT ACAGCAGCTGGCTGGAGAGCTACACGGAGGGGGAGATCCGGCAGCTGCTCTCGGCGCTGGTGGAACGTTCCAGGCAGGCCATGAACTCGGGCGGCCACGAGCTGCCCCTGTTCCCCCGGGCCGGCAGCCGCAGGAAACGCGCCCGCGCCCGCCACAAACCCTGCAgcctgaaggagctggaggtgaGCATCAGCGAGCTGGGCCTGGGCTACGAGTCGGACGAGACGGTGCTTTTCCGCTACTGCAGCGGCACCTGCGAGGCCTCCGTCCGCAGCTACGACCTGTCGCTGAAGAGcatgaggagcaggaggaggatcAAGAAGGAGAAGGTGCGGGCTCGGCCCTGCTGCCGGCCGCTGGCCTACGACGACGACGTCTCCTTCCTGGACACCTACAACCGCTACTACACCGTCAACGAGCTGTCGGCCAAGGCGTGCGGCTGCGTGTGA